A portion of the Caenorhabditis elegans chromosome III genome contains these proteins:
- the anoh-1 gene encoding Anoctamin (Confirmed by transcript evidence), with protein MREEETVKQYDVPLREYRMLAATTEVDYPYFPFRISIDFVLVHNAAESRSKGKYREFFEKAVQKEGLIIRHQQSGQTHFTLISTPFHRLTREAEMSQMCFPLKDCQVKPGLPSCCIPLSQIFVTDDTVRFINAPFQRKHGSLFLNYHDEKSFFTSSQRGYLTYQILTKIDISKDLKGERLGESQDEPTDPSTSSITSDEQLRRKGLSWLLMSDVYEEAFVLHAPSKEEPYFKAMQNGSVKAYNEFISEIELDPRRSLSLNWERWYKFQPLNKIRDYFGEQIAYYFAWQGTFLTLLWPAVIFGLVVFIYGFIDSISSAPLDWNHCKVVNFIGQTENVACGMRNGVTLFFSMVTQWFMSSFDTKMNAFFAVFMSIWGSVFVQIWKRNNSVLSYQWNSDDFHAIEPDRPEFRGSKVKEDPITGEDIWISPALARYIKMLASFVFVSFSMLVVVISLMLVTLLKIWMVYNFQCTKEYTFHCWLSAAFLPSILNTLSAMGLGAIYSNLVSRLNSWENHRTESEHNNSLIVKIFAFQMVNTYTSLFYVAFIRPESHGLQPNGLFGLGTEFKDTCLDDTCSSLLALQLLTHTLIKPFPKFFKDVVLPYFVKLFRLRMYTSRTEARVEIEDDDQANVLVREWLKPSAGDFVLWEMNEKIILFGTTMMFASLFPLAPLLALIIGFVDMRIDAHRLIWFNRKPIPIITNGIGIWLPILTFLQYCAVFTNAFIVAFTSGFCSTFLADGAYCTVQNRLIIVIVFQNLVFGLKYLLSSVIPSIPASIKLALRKKRYVVAHIVEKGDVPHRTRIKKRTRIAKLAWIASNQKMIKSNRKKEKSNKKQLLAEVEEI; from the exons ATGCGCGAAGAAGAAACCGTCAAGCAATATgat GTGCCACTCCGCGAGTATCGTATGCTCGCCGCGACAACTGAAGTCGACTATCCATATTTTCCATTCCGAATCTCCATCGATTTTGTGCTGGTTCATAATGCAGCCGAATCTCGCTCAAAAGGAAAATATcgtgaatttttcgaaaaagctgTTCAAAAAGAAGGACTTATCATTCGACACCAACAATCCGGGCAGACTCATTTCACATTGATCTCCACACCTTTTCACAGATTGACAAGAGAGGCTGAAATGTCACAAATGTGTTTTCCACTGAAAGAT tGTCAAGTCAAACCGGGACTCCCGTCATGTTGTATTCCACTATCTCAAATATTTGTAACTGATGACACAGTTCGATTCATCAATGCTCCATTTCAAAGGAAACATGGTTCACTGTTTCTGAATTATCACGAtgagaaatcatttttcaCTTCTTCTCAAAGAGGTTATTTGACGTATCAG ATCCTAACAAAAATCGACATTAGCAAAGATCTGAAAGGTGAAAGACTTGGAGAATCACAAGATGAGCCAACGGATCCATCAACTTCTTCAATTACTTCTGATGAACAATTGAGAAGAAAAGGACTCTCGTGGCTTTTGATGAGTGATGTTTATGAAGAAGCTTTTGTGCTACATGCTCCGAGTAAA gAAGAACCGTACTTCAAAGCAATGCAAAACGGTAGTGTGAAGGCTTACAATGagtttatttctgaaattgagtTGGATCCAAGACGAAGTTTGAGCTTGAATTGGGAACG ctGGTACAAATTCCAACCTCTCAACAAAATTCGTGACTACTTTGGTGAACAAATCGCGTATTATTTTGCATGGCAAGGTACATTCCTCACTTTACTTTGGCCTGCCGTCATATTTGGATTAGTGGTTTTTATTTACGGGTTTATTGATAG caTAAGCAGTGCTCCTCTTGACTGGAATCATTGTAAGGTTGTGAATTTTATCGGACAGACTGAAAATGTTGCTTGCGGGATGAGGAATGG AGTTACACTCTTCTTTTCAATGGTTACCCAGTGGTTTATGAGCTCTTTCGACACGAAAATGAATGCATTCTTCGCAGTATTTATGTCAATTTGGGGAAGTGTTTTTGTGCAAATCTGGAAGCGAAATAATTCAGTTCTATCATATCAGTGGAATTCGGATGATTTCCATGCAATTGAACCAGATCGTCCGGAGTTTAGAGGTTCTAAAGTTAAAGAG GATCCTATAACAGGAGAAGACATCTGGATATCTCCGGCACTTGCCCGTTACATAAAAATGCTTGCATCATTTGTCTTCGTCTCCTTCTCCATGCTAGTTGTCGTGATATCTCTAATGCTCGTCACCTTACTCAAAATCTGGATGGTATACAACTTTCAATGCACCAAAGAATATACGTTTCATTGTTGGTTGTCTGCTGCATTTCTACCTTCAATCCTTAACACGTTATCCGCAATGGGTCTTGGCgcaatctacagtaacctggtTTCAAGGCTGAATTCATGGGAGAATCATAGAACTGAATCCGAGCATAACAATAGTTTGATTGTGAAGATTTTCGCTTTTCAAATGGTCAATACATACACCTCGTTGTTCTACGTGGCATTTATTAGACCTGAGAGTCAT GGTCTCCAGCCAAACGGGCTCTTTGGGCTTGGAACCGAATTTAAGGATACTTGTCTTGATGATACTTGTAGTTCATTGCTAGCTCTTCAGTTACTAACTCACACATTGATAAAACcgtttcccaaatttttcaaggaTGTTGTCTTGCC atacttCGTTAAACTCTTCCGCCTTCGAATGTACACCAGCCGAACTGAAGCAAGAGTTGAAATTGAAGATGATGATCAGGCTAATGTTTTAGTGAG AGAATGGCTCAAGCCAAGTGCCGGTGACTTTGTGCTATGGGAGATGAATGAAAAGATTATATTGTTTGGTACAACTATG atgtTTGCATCGTTATTTCCGTTAGCACCACTTCTAGCTTTGATTATCGGATTTGTTGATATGAGAATTGACGCACATCGTTTGATATGGTTTAACAGAAAACCCATTCCAATTATTACAAATG GCATTGGAATTTGGCTTCCAATTCTCACTTTTCTCCAATATTGTGCAGTATTCACAAATGCTTTTATTG TTGCCTTCACTTCTGGATTCTGCTCTACATTTTTGGCCGATGGAGCTTATTGCACTGTTCAAAATCGACTTATCATTGTTATCGTTTTCCAG aatctcGTATTTGGTCTCAAGTATCTATTATCCAGTGTTATTCCATCAATTCCTGCTTCAATAAAATTGGCGTTAAGGAAG AAACGCTACGTGGTTGCTCATATCGTTGAAAAAGGAGATGTTCCACACAGAACTCGAATAAAAAAACGAACGAGAATTGCAAAACTTGCATGGATCGCttcaaatcagaaaatgaTAAAGAGTAATAGAAAGAAGGAGAAGTCGAATAAGAAACAGTTATTGGCTGaagttgaagaaatttga
- the F56A8.9 gene encoding CAB39 protein (Confirmed by transcript evidence): MRRSFQLVLLLTTVVSSVLSKIDHVKEKTGETHSDPAKLKTKEAPEHIDHKKLFTESFKQRRIEHTTAIESIKKIGKDKRRLFLEDVLKNVQNLLKESREALERTAHRSDSPFPHGSELLKDALSKLHENIAFFTDLSLAFSKFFETKIQKDRKLKTLIVWAYNYSIKTGIFDEETEKKVQLMAQQHEFIEKNEKFFNSYDKDRVKEDLEAEEMKRKEKKSNKAEKKQPKGEL, from the exons ATGCGTCGTTCCTTCCAACTCGTCCTACTCCTCACGACAGTCGTCTCCTCGGttctctcaaaaatcgatCATGTCAAGGAGAAAACAGGCGAAACGCATTCGGATCCAGCTAAATTGAAAACGAAAGAAGCGCCCGAGCATATTGATCACAAGAAATTAT TCACCGAAAGCTTCAAACAACGGAGAATCGAGCATACGACCGCAATTGagtcgattaaaaaaattggaaaagacaAGCGGAGATTGTTTTTGGAAGAT gttttgaaaaatgtgcaaaacctgCTGAAAGAGTCGCGAGAAGCTTTGGAACGGACCGCCCATCGATCGGATTCGCCGTTCCCACACGGTAGTGAGCTGCTCAAGGATGCACTTTCCaag CTCCACGAGAACATCGCCTTCTTCACAGACCTCTCACTAGCgttctcgaaatttttcgaaacgaaAATCCAAAAGGATCGGAAATTGAAGACTTTGATCGTCTGGGCCTACAATTATTCTATCAAAACTGGCATTTTTGATGAGGAAACTGAAAAGAAAGTGCAACTAATGGCTCAACAACACGagtttattgagaaaaatgaaaa atttttcaattcctaCGATAAGGATCGCGTTAAAGAAGATTTAGAAGCTGaggaaatgaaaagaaaagagaaaaaatcgaacaaagCCGAGAAGAAGCAACCGAAAGGagagttataa
- the Y43F4A.3 gene encoding Nanos-type domain-containing protein (Partially confirmed by transcript evidence) has translation MRSSQSNTGLHPLPTTAQLPLYCIFCRRTSHRSIDCRTTSFYIHRKNRARSNGYCTKCIQPLIQSDAGHHLTCTEPKVSCAHCHEHSENQAKCGHNEVFCPLQFGKKPEKATGAGNNSNKRARTASPTAVKADAKPEDSEVETKRSKTQPLATVPAVQGTEITID, from the exons ATGAGAAGCTCACAAAGCAATACAGGACTCCATCCTCTTCCAACAACCGCTCAGCTCCCACTT TATTGCATCTTTTGCCGCAGAACCTCACACAGATCCATCGACTGCAGAACAACGTCATTCTACATCCATCGGAAGAATCGTGCCCGCTCCAATGGATACTGTACCAAGTGCATCCAACCGCTGATTCAATCTGACGCAGGTCACCACTTGACCTGCACGGAGCCGAAAGTCTCGTGCGCCCACTGCCACGAGCACTCGGAGAATCAAGCCAAATGTGGTCACAACGAGGTATTCTGCCCGCttcaatttggcaaaaaaccggaaaaggCCACCGGGGCCGGGAACAACTCCAACAAACGCGCTAGGACTGCTTCACCAACCGCTGTCAAGGCAGACGCTAAGCCAGAGGACTCGGAG GTTGAGACCAAACGTTCCAAAACCCAACCGCTCGCCACTGTTCCGGCGGTACAGGGTACGGAAATCACAATAGATTGA
- the anoh-1 gene encoding Anoctamin (Confirmed by transcript evidence) yields the protein MLAATTEVDYPYFPFRISIDFVLVHNAAESRSKGKYREFFEKAVQKEGLIIRHQQSGQTHFTLISTPFHRLTREAEMSQMCFPLKDCQVKPGLPSCCIPLSQIFVTDDTVRFINAPFQRKHGSLFLNYHDEKSFFTSSQRGYLTYQILTKIDISKDLKGERLGESQDEPTDPSTSSITSDEQLRRKGLSWLLMSDVYEEAFVLHAPSKEEPYFKAMQNGSVKAYNEFISEIELDPRRSLSLNWERWYKFQPLNKIRDYFGEQIAYYFAWQGTFLTLLWPAVIFGLVVFIYGFIDSISSAPLDWNHCKVVNFIGQTENVACGMRNGVTLFFSMVTQWFMSSFDTKMNAFFAVFMSIWGSVFVQIWKRNNSVLSYQWNSDDFHAIEPDRPEFRGSKVKEDPITGEDIWISPALARYIKMLASFVFVSFSMLVVVISLMLVTLLKIWMVYNFQCTKEYTFHCWLSAAFLPSILNTLSAMGLGAIYSNLVSRLNSWENHRTESEHNNSLIVKIFAFQMVNTYTSLFYVAFIRPESHGLQPNGLFGLGTEFKDTCLDDTCSSLLALQLLTHTLIKPFPKFFKDVVLPYFVKLFRLRMYTSRTEARVEIEDDDQANVLVREWLKPSAGDFVLWEMNEKIILFGTTMMFASLFPLAPLLALIIGFVDMRIDAHRLIWFNRKPIPIITNGIGIWLPILTFLQYCAVFTNAFIVAFTSGFCSTFLADGAYCTVQNRLIIVIVFQNLVFGLKYLLSSVIPSIPASIKLALRKKRYVVAHIVEKGDVPHRTRIKKRTRIAKLAWIASNQKMIKSNRKKEKSNKKQLLAEVEEI from the exons ATGCTCGCCGCGACAACTGAAGTCGACTATCCATATTTTCCATTCCGAATCTCCATCGATTTTGTGCTGGTTCATAATGCAGCCGAATCTCGCTCAAAAGGAAAATATcgtgaatttttcgaaaaagctgTTCAAAAAGAAGGACTTATCATTCGACACCAACAATCCGGGCAGACTCATTTCACATTGATCTCCACACCTTTTCACAGATTGACAAGAGAGGCTGAAATGTCACAAATGTGTTTTCCACTGAAAGAT tGTCAAGTCAAACCGGGACTCCCGTCATGTTGTATTCCACTATCTCAAATATTTGTAACTGATGACACAGTTCGATTCATCAATGCTCCATTTCAAAGGAAACATGGTTCACTGTTTCTGAATTATCACGAtgagaaatcatttttcaCTTCTTCTCAAAGAGGTTATTTGACGTATCAG ATCCTAACAAAAATCGACATTAGCAAAGATCTGAAAGGTGAAAGACTTGGAGAATCACAAGATGAGCCAACGGATCCATCAACTTCTTCAATTACTTCTGATGAACAATTGAGAAGAAAAGGACTCTCGTGGCTTTTGATGAGTGATGTTTATGAAGAAGCTTTTGTGCTACATGCTCCGAGTAAA gAAGAACCGTACTTCAAAGCAATGCAAAACGGTAGTGTGAAGGCTTACAATGagtttatttctgaaattgagtTGGATCCAAGACGAAGTTTGAGCTTGAATTGGGAACG ctGGTACAAATTCCAACCTCTCAACAAAATTCGTGACTACTTTGGTGAACAAATCGCGTATTATTTTGCATGGCAAGGTACATTCCTCACTTTACTTTGGCCTGCCGTCATATTTGGATTAGTGGTTTTTATTTACGGGTTTATTGATAG caTAAGCAGTGCTCCTCTTGACTGGAATCATTGTAAGGTTGTGAATTTTATCGGACAGACTGAAAATGTTGCTTGCGGGATGAGGAATGG AGTTACACTCTTCTTTTCAATGGTTACCCAGTGGTTTATGAGCTCTTTCGACACGAAAATGAATGCATTCTTCGCAGTATTTATGTCAATTTGGGGAAGTGTTTTTGTGCAAATCTGGAAGCGAAATAATTCAGTTCTATCATATCAGTGGAATTCGGATGATTTCCATGCAATTGAACCAGATCGTCCGGAGTTTAGAGGTTCTAAAGTTAAAGAG GATCCTATAACAGGAGAAGACATCTGGATATCTCCGGCACTTGCCCGTTACATAAAAATGCTTGCATCATTTGTCTTCGTCTCCTTCTCCATGCTAGTTGTCGTGATATCTCTAATGCTCGTCACCTTACTCAAAATCTGGATGGTATACAACTTTCAATGCACCAAAGAATATACGTTTCATTGTTGGTTGTCTGCTGCATTTCTACCTTCAATCCTTAACACGTTATCCGCAATGGGTCTTGGCgcaatctacagtaacctggtTTCAAGGCTGAATTCATGGGAGAATCATAGAACTGAATCCGAGCATAACAATAGTTTGATTGTGAAGATTTTCGCTTTTCAAATGGTCAATACATACACCTCGTTGTTCTACGTGGCATTTATTAGACCTGAGAGTCAT GGTCTCCAGCCAAACGGGCTCTTTGGGCTTGGAACCGAATTTAAGGATACTTGTCTTGATGATACTTGTAGTTCATTGCTAGCTCTTCAGTTACTAACTCACACATTGATAAAACcgtttcccaaatttttcaaggaTGTTGTCTTGCC atacttCGTTAAACTCTTCCGCCTTCGAATGTACACCAGCCGAACTGAAGCAAGAGTTGAAATTGAAGATGATGATCAGGCTAATGTTTTAGTGAG AGAATGGCTCAAGCCAAGTGCCGGTGACTTTGTGCTATGGGAGATGAATGAAAAGATTATATTGTTTGGTACAACTATG atgtTTGCATCGTTATTTCCGTTAGCACCACTTCTAGCTTTGATTATCGGATTTGTTGATATGAGAATTGACGCACATCGTTTGATATGGTTTAACAGAAAACCCATTCCAATTATTACAAATG GCATTGGAATTTGGCTTCCAATTCTCACTTTTCTCCAATATTGTGCAGTATTCACAAATGCTTTTATTG TTGCCTTCACTTCTGGATTCTGCTCTACATTTTTGGCCGATGGAGCTTATTGCACTGTTCAAAATCGACTTATCATTGTTATCGTTTTCCAG aatctcGTATTTGGTCTCAAGTATCTATTATCCAGTGTTATTCCATCAATTCCTGCTTCAATAAAATTGGCGTTAAGGAAG AAACGCTACGTGGTTGCTCATATCGTTGAAAAAGGAGATGTTCCACACAGAACTCGAATAAAAAAACGAACGAGAATTGCAAAACTTGCATGGATCGCttcaaatcagaaaatgaTAAAGAGTAATAGAAAGAAGGAGAAGTCGAATAAGAAACAGTTATTGGCTGaagttgaagaaatttga
- the Y43F4A.4 gene encoding 2-oxoisovalerate dehydrogenase subunit alpha (Confirmed by transcript evidence), protein MHRALLNASRRVATVRSTVSTVEGDAFRLSDYSSKYLGHRIAAFTEKLEIVNADDTPALPIYRVTNAVGDVIDKSQDPNFDEQSLLKMYKTMTQLNIMDRILYDS, encoded by the exons ATGCACAGAGCACTTCTCAACGCCTCCAGACGGGTGGCAACCGTCAGAAGCACGGTTTCTACCGTTGAAGGAGACGCTTTCCGGCTCAGCGACTACAGCTCCAAGTATTTGGGTCATAGAata gctgctttcactgaaaaactagaaatcgTGAATGCCGACGACACGCCAGCCCTCCCAATCTACAGAGTCACCAACGCCGTCGGTGACGTCATCGACAAGTCTCAGGACCCGAATTTCGACGAGCAAtctttgctgaaaatgtacaaaacgATGACACAGCTGAATATTATGGATCGGATCCTGTACGACTCGTAG